The Bombus pascuorum chromosome 12, iyBomPasc1.1, whole genome shotgun sequence genome contains the following window.
ACCCTTGCGCCAATGGGCGAGCCAGCTATAGAAAACAGCGAAAACGAAGGCTCGACTGGCCGCGAGGGACTGAACAAAtaacacaaaaaaaaagaagcagaaaTAAGGGTAAAGGAGATCGGAGCCTTTGCGAGACTCGGTCCACCTCCATCCCGGTGAAGAGGCAACGAAAGCCGCCTATTTCGTTCAGCAACCGTGCGTCCGCGCGTTCACCGTGGCCCCCAGTCGTAAAATGGAGAGCTCATCTTCGAGCTTGTGGCCGATAGAGGTTGAACGGGCCACGGGTGATGCTGACGGCAGACTATCGGTAGGGAAAGGTTGGCGTATACCGCGTTGTCATCGCCGCTGGAAGTCGTGACCGTTTAAAATTAACTCGCGCACCGAGGATTTATCGGGGCGAGTGGTGGCACACCGTCACGCGAGGTTATATCACCGAGAAACGTTACTTACTTAGAACGACGTGCACGGTCGTCGAGCTGGCTCTGTACCTCGCCAGCCACGGTGTTTGACGATCGTATACGTCGACTCCGAATTGACCCCTTTGATCCTTTCCTTCGGTTGCGTACTCTTGGGTATCGTTGGGACAGCAAACGTTTAATCATTACGATTGACATTGAGCAAACGAATGTTACAAATCGACTAGCACATATAGCCTCCTTACAGTAATGGTAGAAAGAAGTTGATTGTTAACGATTAGAGGATATTGCTTTTTAAGCAAGTATGTAGCTCATGATGCTTATTACATTCCGTATTATATCGGATATAACGAATGATTCGTTATAATTGCGATATCGCGGTCGtcgaagaaagataaaaatggaAGACTTCCGGGGGTAGAGAGTGGAAGACTCGGTGGAATTAGCGAAAGAGAGGAACGGCCGGCTATACGGTATTATCGACGGTTGGTCGGGGCAGAGGGAGCAGAGGCGGTCCCGGGCAATAATATTTCGCGTTCCGCAATTTTTTGCCCGGCCGTGAGTTCCATTCGAGGCTCATCGACGACTCCGGTGTTGCGCCACCGGCTCTCCCGGTTCCGCCGTGGGTATTAATTCCGGGAGAGAAGGAGAGGGCCAAACGGAAACAGAAGAGGGAACGACCGCTACGACGTGGAGAGGAACAGCGTGCCGAGGGAACGAACGGAACAAAACGATGCAGAAGACCATCTATGagatgagaaaataataataaagtggAAATGAGCGAGCCGGTCCATAAATTGCTCCGCTCCTTGTTAATGGTCTGGGGGCCCGGGGCGACCTCAGCTAAACGTGGCCCGGTCTGACCCGGCTCTATCCTTCTTTATCCTATAGCCTTTCTCCTTTGcactttcttattttctgcCGGTTCGTTCTTTCCTACGATGGTCGGGGCCCCGACCAGAGGATCTGGTTCGACCCGTTCGTGGCGCTCTTGGAAGGCTCATTTCTGTATTTAATGGACGTCCAGAGATGGCCACCGAGTCCCTGGGCTCCCGAGAGTCAGAAAGAGGGACTTAAAAGGGTCCGGAGGACACAAAGGATCCACGTCGAAGCTCGGTACTGGCTGTGATTGGCGACCGGGCGTGGCCCTACCGACAGATATCTTGCTTCTTTTTAAACGCCGCTGGATTCGTGGACATGTTCGGGATTTAgcttgttctttctttctcctttcatgttcttttcttttttcgctaAGTTTAAAGAGTTTGGAAAACACGGAGATTAACCTTAGGCAGATTCGTTGCATTTTTGCAGAATTCTTTCTTGAGAGATTTCGTCAATTGCGTGATAGACTATGATAGTTGGAAGAATGGTCGAGTAATTGCTTAGATGTCTGCTTAGAATGAGGAGAATTGTCTGTTGAAATggatgaaatagaaaaatctttGGAACAAGCAGTTCGGAGTTAGAATATCACTTTCCATTATGGGAAACatcattttatacaataattgaaataatggaattaatgatgaatttaaaaaatgtatgctAAATTTTATCGTCTGTTTTGTTTCTCTcaattaaaagtatttaaagatCTCCCGTACAGAGGGCAGAAGCAACCAGGAACTCTGTTACTGCCCTCTTATAAAGTTCGTGAAAAACAGTGCGTCGATATGTCTATTGTGAGGATGGTACCAACATGACTCGTGTATGGTACCAACCTACTTTCTACCGTACCGACGAACgctataatatgtatattgtttgagaatttcttattttcgaaatgaataatttaaataaattattatataataaataataaaatatcataataacttacgataatataatactGATAAATATTACCAgtactattaatataataaaataaatgattaaaaaataatgaaaactaACACGCacaaagataaattattaataatggaGATACTATTAAGAtcttttgttatataaatataacaaaatttattaattcctaGTTTCGAATCAATTCGTATGTATTTCGCCAATCACCATACTTCTATACATCATCTGTGCTGCCCCGTATATCTAAGCCGGTTCCCAGTTCCCAGTTCCCTACTATATCGACTATCGACCTTACCACAGTTTAACTTTaccgttttatattatgaacACGTTGGAACTATAtacattaaaatcgaaaattgtaacacaatatacatacataaacgCTTTTATCTCACGAATggcataaaaattaattaatttgtaattgaatTGCATTTCGCGATGGTATATGATAAATCGCTTACATAatgttttctatttctctaGTCCCACAATCACTATACTCATTAAAATTCTGCTTatcataaaatcataaaatctaCATGATTTAACCAGTCATCCGTACTGATTTGGACCTTTTATTGCACGTCATGATTGAACGATCGgaggaataaaaatgtatgcGACTCACGATTAGATACGAAGAACGTTGCCTTCAATACTGCAATAGCCCAGGAGCAAATATCGCGCAGACCGTCATCAAAGAGAAACCGCCCATTCTCGTGGTAGTGGTTGTGGAAAATCTTTAACAAAACATAGAATATTACAATCTATTCTCaaactaatattaattacttgaaaaataaatattacttgaGAATTTGTGACaactaaattttaatgataataataatgaaaattgaaatcctaataataataaaatagaattaattgaagtacaatattaaaaaatactcaCATCTTTGGATCTCGCAGCACAAAGGTTGTCATCGCAAAAGACTCATTGGCCTCTCATGATAGAAATAGAAACTATACAAAATGTTtacttttaactttttcattCTAATACCGAAAGCGaacatttaaaagaaatatttatacaaatcgGCAAACAAACACTGACTCTAATTTCGCGTATGAATTCTAATTGAATATACAATTactaaaatgtatttaaagaaattataaattctttaaataaatgattaattatataacTTATAGAATTGAAATTCTAGCAGCAAACACTGATTCTACTGACCGCGCAagatcataaaaattttctgaaaataacAAGGACTTAGTAATGAACCTTTATTTAGAAAAGTATTGCTATTTTTCCTAAAACCATCAGAActaactattatttattttacgaacTAACATAACCAATGTTAcagaaacgaattaaaaaagatataaatagatataaaatactatttgtaaatattataaaatatctttgtatAGCGTCAAATATATAAGAACAGCGTAAAGATAACATAACTGATTTCAAAAATTGTACTGCACCTGCTTGTTATCGAAGTTTTTAGCAAAACGTGTTTTTCAGAAATAAGTTATGTGataatctataaatattcgacAATGTTTGTGTCTAAGCATTTAAAAGGTTTGTTGATAAAGTATCAGTGACAATGTTACACTAGAGAATTTACGTGTGAAACggagaaaaacgagaaagtTATATCGTTTTCGTGTTGTAACGTAGCAAAatctataatgtataaaaaccTACTGTATTAAACtattcaaaattttactttacaatatagattgaaacgaagaaataatttaaaataaagtaatgaTTCAATATTTTCGAACTATAAAGATGATCTCTTTAACCTTTTCCATTTTCACCTTAACGttttgaatgaaatataaaattatttataatttaactatACTATATATGAATTATGTGTTATGAAGAGCATATTtggtatgtatgtacatatatcaattgtatataaaatatactacgCGTttgttcattaaaaataattattatttaaataaaagtaattcatATAGGTTATATCTCTTGcctttattacaataaatcaTGGCGTCAGCAAATCTGTATTCAAAATCACCGAATTGACTGTTAATTGTCAGGCTGCCCTCTGCatcttcaaaataattttttaaatcatctattgggaaagaaaatcaaagattcaaaacaaatgtataagagcgaaattaattacacaaaaaaaaagaaacaacagaCGAACTCAAATTCTGTCTCGGAACCATATGACAGAAgctattggaaaataaaagtatgaaatacaTGCTTAAGGGAAAAGGAACGAGgaactatacatatacatgtataactTTGTGATAACAATGTCCAATAAACTATTATATAAACATGTACTAATAAAACAAGGATAATAATAGACAATAaacagtaataaaatatccagAAAAATACTATGCAGTCGAAATTACCTCAAACGGAATAACACATATTGACGTATCAATTTTCATGAGCAAAGTGATTGCCCGCGTTAGAGTTTCGCCTAGACGATCCCTTATTGGCTGGATGGCACGCGACTGCTTTCGCGCAACCGcgcgaaaaattgaaatattaacgtcataaatattctaatagtCAACGAATTATGAAAGTCTGGGACTAGGAGCGATGACAAATATTCAACATTTCCCTTTTTCCTCATTAGAAGATGCATACACGTACACGAATAAAGGATTTCCTGAAAAAGATCAGAAATATATCCAATATTTTCGTAGTGcattgtttaaaattcaaacaaatcAAGTTGAATAATGAACAgagaagataattaaaaacgatattctttttgatacgaaataaaattatttattagtaggaaattgtaattgtactttatacatatgtttatattattcttttgttGCAATGAGATGCAGTAACCagtaattttctttccaacgacacaacctaataattaaatacagcAAGGACATAGCAAGAGAAtctttctttacatttttaccaGTTTAATTTCCCAATTTCGTACTACTCTAAGAATTACCGCTAGATGACGCACATATTTTATTCCGGCCactttaatttttagaataatattgGAAACGTTGGCTAACCTGGTTACTTAAAGTTCAATAAGcgatattttcttgaaaattgttaaatttattttacattataataatattaagacaaaaaatttaaattaaaaattataaaaatattaattgtacctcttttattattaaaaattaatttcctgcGATATTTGTGTACAATAAAAGTTTGTTGTATAAAGTATACGTAATTTGTGTGCTTCTTTTTATGTTTctcttaatataatttataattaataattttccccagcattttttgttttaattttatttgtaaaaacaaaattctataAGCCAAACAGAAAATACATGCAGATATCAGCGCCTCGTTGCGGAAGATTCTAGAAGTAAAATCAGCTGACCCTGTCTTCCAAGCGTCAAATGCGTATTTATAAATAGTGTACCGAGTTCATCGGAAGCCGAAGTTACTTTTCAATAACCAAACATCAAAATGGTTGATATGAAAAGTAATGTGAGTTTTGCGTGTCAACGATGTCTACAACCTCTCAGACTAGATCCAAGTTTTTATCATCTCGGAGAACACACGCTAGCCGAACTTTCACGTAGGTAATTTCTATTTCGAACTATATGACTTTATAAGTTTCATTGCTTATTTTATCTCTATTAAGAGCAAAAATGAGATAACATTTTTTCCCCTtaatagtatttttaaattatgctATTCTACGACTTTtcatgatttatttatatcttagaGTGCTTATATTCATccctttcaattatttaaaacaattgaTATAccatcaatattttatttatattaatttaatttaattaatatagttCCCATTCAACAACATGTGGTGGGTGAGCTAGAGCCCCAAAGTGGAAGTATGGAACATTTAGTGCCACCATTTAAATTAACTGAATCTGCAAATGGAACAAATGGATTCATGTTAGTTGGGGATTCTGGGGAAACGGAAAGTTTAGGTCATCATTTAAAGGTATTCGAAATTTATACTACTTAGttacaagaaatattaatgaaatttatttattgaaggTACGGGTAACAATGTTTGATATCCTTAGTAGTAGTAGTTGTGCTGATCATCCACTCTGTGATGAATGTACGGATagtcttttattattaatggaTCAACAACTGAGAATGACTGAAGGGGAATGGTCAGATTATAATGAGTActtaaagaaaatagaattagaGCAACAACATCAGGGTCATGAAGATATAGAAATGGAAACTCTCACAAAAGAATTGCAAGATGTGAAATctgaagaagaaagaatgatAAGCGAATTAGAGGCattaagaaaggaagaaattgcAACTAGAAATGCCATAGCTCAACAAGAAAGGGAAAGGGAAAGGTTACAAAGGGAAGAAGAAAGGTATTGGAAGGAATATTCAAAACACAAAAGAGATCTCATATTAGCAGAAGATGAACAGCGTAGGTAATAATGACATGTTGTTGCATTAAATATACCTTTCATATTTCTGTTTCATTAAcagtaataattttgtttagcTTGGAGTGTCAGTTAACTTATGCTGCTTCACAACTAGAGAGACTGAAGAAAACAAACGTTTTCAATGCTACATTTCACATTTGGCACTCAGGACACTTTGGAACTATAAATTCCTTCCGGTTAGGTAGATTACCAAGTGCACCAGTAGATTGGAGTGAAATAAACGCTGCTTGGGGACAGACCACTTTGCTATTAACAGCTCTTGCTAGAAAAATGAATCTCACATTTAAACGTTTTCGTTTAGTGCCATTTGGTAATCACAGTTATATTGAAGCTTTAGATCAACACAGAGAACTACCATTATATGGAAGTGGaggatttaaatttctatggGATACAAAATTTGATGCAGCAATGGTCgcgtttcttgattgtttacAACAATTTAAAGAGCAAGTGGAAAAAGGGGACAGTGGATTCTGTCTTCCATATAGAATGGATCGTGGAAAGATAGAAGATTCTGCAACAGGAAACTCTTACTCCATCAAGTAACTATTGTTTATAtcaatatgattttttaaattatatctatttgATGAATGTATTCTATGTTTTGTGTTTCAGAATACAATTTAATTCAGAAGAACAATGGACCAAGGCATTGAAATTTCTGTTAACGAATTTAAAATGGGGCCTTGCTTGGGTTAGTTCCCAATTCACAAAAGATGAGGCTGAGCATTAGCTTCATGttaatttatgcaaattcatccAGTCTTGATACATCTTTCTTACATTcatttatgtacatacacgttatttgtaaataaactcAGTTAAAGGATAATCCTTTTATTTAGAGTCCAATCAGTAATACTTATTTTGAACAAGtttgaaagatatttgatTCTAAGTTAAGAACAGTGTTGAGATTTGTTAGCTAAAAACCAGGTGACACCATATAATAAACAAGGTGGACTTTGAACTTCCTCAGAATTGATGTATTCTTTTACTTCTGGGATGCTTAGTTCCACCACTTCGATCAGTTCACCTTCAGATGCAGCACCCCCTCCTTTAATTTGACGAATTACTCAAACTTATAAGGATAAAAGACATAAGATCTTttcaaaaacattttattgaacattataaatttatttaaagctTGTATTGTTATTTctagtataattttaaaaatagaggaatattgaaaacaaatatatttataattaagcTTACCAGGATGTGTATGCATCTCATCTGTAACTTCCACGTAAAACAGTGTATGTTTGCAGACTGAAGTGGAAACATACCTATAATTAacccataataaaataaataactaaatataacaaattacaaatgaCATATATTTATggttattactattattatttttaataaaatattttctacatatgGACAGAATAAAAAGGTACAGCACATGAGCGTATACAGACACTATGACAATTCACTTATTATTTCTTACATCACGAAATGAAGTATTGACAACTGTTTACAACTTActcaacaaaattttaacatttcaatAAATGCTTGCCATTAACACACCTGAAAGTAATGACATATTTAAAGGCTTCTGTTGGCACTTCGTATCCACATTCTTCTCTTACTTCATCTTTCGCAATCTCGACAAGTGGTTTATCTTTATCCACAATACCGGCGCAAAGTTCCAAAGTTAAACCCAGTGACGGTGGATATTGTTTAAGATCTACCGGACCTTGTTTCTCCGGAAGAAACGTATAAAAGAACGCTGGGCGATATTGTCGAACAAACACTAGTTTCTTTCGGCTGATGTTGAAGATAATTATACTCACACCATCATGTGCTCTTACCACATCCCAATCTTTCTGTTCGCCATCTTGTTGGTAATGTATCCGAACGGGTCTGATCCACGGTGAATCCGACGGACATTCTGCTATACGTAATTGTTGTACATCGAGTATTCTTCgacgtatatttttattttgcttctCTTGTGCCTTTATATCCATTTCTTACGCGTTATAGAAACTGATTATTCGATTTAATTCAACCGTTTAACTCCCGTCGGTAATATTTCGATGAACATGCGCGCTAAAGACCTGCAGATGCCGCACTCGACACGAAACTGAAATGCGCAGTCTCAAACTTGCAATAGAATAGCTTCATTCaagtaacatttataaatcatTCCACTATCTGTGTTAGTTAAGATAAGAATATATCAAGCGGTATTAATGTATTACCACTGTTCAAAAAGTTTCTATCTATTCTATGCTGTAATCATATCGTTCGTTTCAAATTCCACTATTCAATGGTCGGTTTTAGATGAATTCTTTTTAACTCTTTTATGACTCTTTTTTCAACTTCTTTTCTCTCCTAGGTCCTCTTCTAGCCTTTCTCCTAAATTCTTCCGCTTTGTACGCATCTATAATTTCCTGCTGACGAACCTGAGTATCAACATGAACAACATCAGGCTTTTTACGATACCTGGTTACAGCTGCGGGAGGAGAGAATTCGATCTCCATATCAGACGCCGTCGAGCTAGACGCGATAGAAGCATCGTCCTTGTTCTTCACGATTTTAAACTGCAGCGGTTTCATTGGCTCAGACAAACGAGGCTCGGCAGATGTCTCTTGCCTAATGGGATACATCGTTACATAGTAAGTGCCATCTTTCCTATGAATATGTAAAGTCGGTGGAGATCCCGATCCTTCATCTTCTCCCTCCATCTTCGATTGCTTCTGCATCGACTGGTAACTCATAGTTCTTCCGGCTCTCTGTCTTCTTGTGCCACTCTTTGGCCGCGAAGGTGCTGATCTTGCGCGTTCTATTATTCTTGTGCGATCAGTTTTTCCACGATCGACTTTTACACGATCGAGTCTTCCACGATCGGTTCTGCCACGATCAGCTTTTCCACGATCGATTCTTCCTCGGTCAGCTCGAGCACGATCAGTTCGTTCTATTcctgctttttcttcttctagtTCATCCATAGAAACATCCTTCGCATCTTGCAGCATTTCGTACAAATAGCGCCCAATGGCACCCGGTCTCCAACCAATGCGCGGCTTCAATCTTCCCGCCGTGTCCATCGTGTTCCATAACCAACCCATGTTAGCCGGGACTCTCATGGGTATGTCGATACAGTCTCTGTGACCGAAGTGAATCCCAGGATAATAATCACCGACGAAGTAGACGTATCGCATTACTCGTCTGCTGACTGGAAATGCCGGTTGCGAGGTTATAATACCTGATCCAGCTACATAGCGATCACCGCCAGGTCCTAGAGATCTTTCCCTTGCACTTCGTCGAGTCACCGTCTTAGCATCATGGTGCTGATCGTGCATTGATGCGTGTATCGTCAGATTGTCCTGCTTCGAGTGCGGACTACGGCGTTTCAAGTCCCGTTTGGatcctttcttcgttttacgaCGAGTTTTTGGCGCGGTAGCGGCGGCACGCTTTACACCGGTCCGCGTTTTAGAAAAGACATGAGTGCTACTCTGGGTCGCGCTACCATTATCTGGTGGCTTCTTTCTCCTCGATTTGCATCTCGGTTCACCGCAAGGACCCACCTCCGAGTCCATCAGCGCGGACGATGTGGCTTCGAGCTCCTTCTGTTTGTCCGTTTTCTCGtccttcttttcctccttcttcctATGTTTTACAGGCGCGGTTGGTAAACCGGCCTCCGGTAAAACAGGTATAGCCTCGCGGACTATTCCCAACCGAGGCGGCACGATTCCTCGTGCAATCGAAGACGAGTAAGCAACAACGTGAGGACGCATATCGTCTATAGGTTTGATACTACAGGGAGCGGTGCAAGTAGGAGCCGTTGTTGCTACTGTTGGTTGCGAAGTCCCTGGTGGTATCTTCCTCTTCGACGCTAGTC
Protein-coding sequences here:
- the LOC132912959 gene encoding uncharacterized protein LOC132912959, with the protein product MALKRKIAKSNEEQLYMLEVFVDQVTLSPEIIDIHKDNLLVCVRFVDLPEYEISVPQSKESDNNKSPGDSKFGKSCLFAKTPNSLIRAIRWSPMYLDLYRKDVACSNKNGAFLGTAKVSLPTCMCKHAVASQNDTNGLSTPCTVKDSFDVTDSSGKTSGNIAVVLRLSCFGSSIIEQFSLSGKSFMLEDSPLQKFLCPYILPESSKIEKDPKDESGLGKSLLKRPGSSPRIPMDHPAFKTLTMAEKLNDPKYRELIYKAYPDEPTCSCLPKDRSIHPMMCPSGCTYPCCMKLRNPDILLKDENKRVEDPLINTYCVDDTLPALYVLKQDSSSSKPTRLKGGGEVEQIYLGPSSFRWINYDTDHPWYNEKHNMESRLEGGGEDRDMSSCSCSGGPVMLSAQATSQDNDVIPIFDACTPRITSAGATPGCICPGKDAKFPRGAAKCMKSPCLGIDCLIRAFKDAQDFVDSIGKVPGLPGLGLMDPSESPYFGRDINKDYVPPDRLASKRKIPPGTSQPTVATTAPTCTAPCSIKPIDDMRPHVVAYSSSIARGIVPPRLGIVREAIPVLPEAGLPTAPVKHRKKEEKKDEKTDKQKELEATSSALMDSEVGPCGEPRCKSRRKKPPDNGSATQSSTHVFSKTRTGVKRAAATAPKTRRKTKKGSKRDLKRRSPHSKQDNLTIHASMHDQHHDAKTVTRRSARERSLGPGGDRYVAGSGIITSQPAFPVSRRVMRYVYFVGDYYPGIHFGHRDCIDIPMRVPANMGWLWNTMDTAGRLKPRIGWRPGAIGRYLYEMLQDAKDVSMDELEEEKAGIERTDRARADRGRIDRGKADRGRTDRGRLDRVKVDRGKTDRTRIIERARSAPSRPKSGTRRQRAGRTMSYQSMQKQSKMEGEDEGSGSPPTLHIHRKDGTYYVTMYPIRQETSAEPRLSEPMKPLQFKIVKNKDDASIASSSTASDMEIEFSPPAAVTRYRKKPDVVHVDTQVRQQEIIDAYKAEEFRRKARRGPRREKKLKKES
- the LOC132912960 gene encoding beclin-1-like protein isoform X1, translating into MVDMKSNVSFACQRCLQPLRLDPSFYHLGEHTLAELSLPIQQHVVGELEPQSGSMEHLVPPFKLTESANGTNGFMLVGDSGETESLGHHLKVRVTMFDILSSSSCADHPLCDECTDSLLLLMDQQLRMTEGEWSDYNEYLKKIELEQQHQGHEDIEMETLTKELQDVKSEEERMISELEALRKEEIATRNAIAQQERERERLQREEERYWKEYSKHKRDLILAEDEQRSLECQLTYAASQLERLKKTNVFNATFHIWHSGHFGTINSFRLGRLPSAPVDWSEINAAWGQTTLLLTALARKMNLTFKRFRLVPFGNHSYIEALDQHRELPLYGSGGFKFLWDTKFDAAMVAFLDCLQQFKEQVEKGDSGFCLPYRMDRGKIEDSATGNSYSIKIQFNSEEQWTKALKFLLTNLKWGLAWVSSQFTKDEAEH
- the LOC132912960 gene encoding beclin-1-like protein isoform X2, translating into MEHLVPPFKLTESANGTNGFMLVGDSGETESLGHHLKVRVTMFDILSSSSCADHPLCDECTDSLLLLMDQQLRMTEGEWSDYNEYLKKIELEQQHQGHEDIEMETLTKELQDVKSEEERMISELEALRKEEIATRNAIAQQERERERLQREEERYWKEYSKHKRDLILAEDEQRSLECQLTYAASQLERLKKTNVFNATFHIWHSGHFGTINSFRLGRLPSAPVDWSEINAAWGQTTLLLTALARKMNLTFKRFRLVPFGNHSYIEALDQHRELPLYGSGGFKFLWDTKFDAAMVAFLDCLQQFKEQVEKGDSGFCLPYRMDRGKIEDSATGNSYSIKIQFNSEEQWTKALKFLLTNLKWGLAWVSSQFTKDEAEH
- the LOC132912962 gene encoding uridine diphosphate glucose pyrophosphatase NUDT14-like, which gives rise to MDIKAQEKQNKNIRRRILDVQQLRIAECPSDSPWIRPVRIHYQQDGEQKDWDVVRAHDGVSIIIFNISRKKLVFVRQYRPAFFYTFLPEKQGPVDLKQYPPSLGLTLELCAGIVDKDKPLVEIAKDEVREECGYEVPTEAFKYVITFRYVSTSVCKHTLFYVEVTDEMHTHPGGGAASEGELIEVVELSIPEVKEYINSEEVQSPPCLLYGVTWFLANKSQHCS